A part of Deltaproteobacteria bacterium genomic DNA contains:
- a CDS encoding MSMEG_0568 family radical SAM protein, whose translation MIGHVVTEIQSRGVRLGKGFLSREGGAGPADAGAFLIKGIAINVPTGSPYVSASPYSLRAASGEVLLCKNGRDLLPVEMIPRPRFYGQTTCDGTPCSQIALLHGKDCLATSVLQTCIYWNSENRCRFCGIELSLKNRQTIPLKTPEHLAETARKAHALDGVRHVVLTTGTGNPQGAEISILGAACTAIKEAVDLPVHAQFLPPADPERLHELKHSGVDTVGIHIESMDMAALSRTAPVKAAIGLRRYEAAWKAAVEIFGPNQVSSFLIAGLGEKQDSIISGSERLADLGVYPFVVPLRPIPGSLMADALPPDPAVMIPLYEKVAAILQKTGLAADRSLAGCVRCGACSALPLYERPGADLTCHRARTSFELNQAFDIRKAVFVTEQQIFETSDRDPHDENGIHLVAKHGPEVVGTVRVFSNGNGNTHWIGGRLAVKKGYRSSGAGELLVRRAVATVKKQGCTKFTAHIQEDNVPFFLRLGWKGIGMPEPYFGRVHQVMEANLEDC comes from the coding sequence ATGATCGGCCATGTTGTAACAGAGATCCAGAGCCGGGGAGTTCGTCTCGGAAAGGGGTTTCTCAGCAGAGAGGGGGGGGCAGGCCCGGCGGACGCGGGCGCCTTTCTGATAAAGGGTATCGCAATAAACGTGCCCACGGGAAGTCCCTATGTATCCGCATCTCCCTACTCCCTCAGGGCCGCAAGCGGGGAGGTCCTGCTATGCAAAAACGGCAGGGATCTCCTCCCCGTGGAGATGATCCCCCGGCCACGGTTTTACGGGCAGACCACCTGCGACGGCACCCCCTGTTCACAGATCGCCCTCCTTCACGGAAAGGACTGCCTGGCCACCTCGGTGCTTCAGACCTGCATCTACTGGAATTCCGAAAACAGGTGCCGGTTCTGCGGAATCGAACTCTCTTTGAAGAACCGGCAGACCATTCCTTTGAAAACACCCGAACACCTGGCAGAGACGGCCCGCAAGGCACACGCCCTGGATGGGGTCCGGCATGTGGTCCTCACCACGGGGACAGGAAACCCGCAAGGAGCGGAGATTTCCATCCTGGGTGCTGCATGCACGGCGATCAAGGAGGCTGTGGATCTCCCGGTGCACGCCCAGTTTCTTCCCCCCGCTGACCCGGAAAGACTCCATGAATTGAAGCATTCCGGAGTGGACACCGTCGGCATTCACATTGAAAGCATGGACATGGCGGCCCTCTCCAGGACCGCCCCTGTCAAGGCGGCCATCGGTTTGAGGCGATATGAAGCGGCCTGGAAGGCCGCCGTGGAGATCTTCGGGCCGAACCAGGTCAGCAGCTTCCTCATTGCAGGCCTGGGGGAAAAACAGGATTCCATCATCTCCGGCAGCGAACGTCTGGCAGATCTGGGCGTATATCCCTTTGTGGTCCCCCTGCGGCCCATCCCCGGTTCGCTCATGGCGGATGCGCTTCCCCCGGATCCGGCCGTTATGATCCCCCTCTACGAAAAAGTGGCCGCGATATTGCAGAAGACGGGGCTTGCCGCCGACCGGTCCCTGGCAGGGTGCGTCCGGTGCGGGGCCTGCTCGGCACTTCCCCTGTATGAACGCCCCGGGGCCGATCTCACGTGTCATCGGGCGAGGACCTCATTTGAATTGAATCAGGCCTTTGACATCCGAAAAGCGGTATTTGTCACAGAGCAGCAAATCTTTGAGACTTCGGACAGGGACCCGCATGACGAAAACGGCATCCACCTGGTGGCGAAACACGGTCCGGAAGTGGTGGGCACGGTGAGGGTGTTTTCAAACGGTAACGGCAATACCCACTGGATCGGGGGACGACTGGCGGTCAAAAAGGGGTACCGGTCCTCAGGCGCAGGAGAACTCCTGGTCCGGAGGGCCGTCGCAACGGTCAAGAAACAGGGATGCACCAAATTCACCGCCCACATCCAGGAAGACAATGTCCCCTTTTTTTTGCGTCTCGGCTGGAAAGGGATTGGAATGCCTGAGCCCTATTTCGGGAGAGTCCATCAGGTAATGGAGGCAAACCTTGAGGATTGTTGA
- a CDS encoding flavodoxin family protein: MKIVGVSCSARKEKTTRYALDCCLRAITEAYPQVSTVTIDLAEKEVNVCKALNICTKNLVCGQKDDFEEFIPVLSDPDVGGLIVATPVYMGAMSGQCKAFMDRCVMFRRNGFLFRDKVGGVIAVGGFRNGGQEAVIQSVQAVMLVQDMILVGDGKPGAHFGGTVWSGHPEGVEHDEVGLQTVRSLGRRVAEVALKMAG; this comes from the coding sequence ATGAAAATAGTCGGCGTATCCTGCAGCGCGCGCAAGGAGAAAACCACCCGGTATGCCCTGGATTGCTGTCTCAGGGCGATTACCGAGGCCTATCCTCAGGTATCTACCGTGACCATCGATCTGGCGGAAAAGGAGGTCAACGTCTGCAAGGCCCTCAACATCTGCACCAAAAATCTCGTGTGTGGTCAGAAGGATGACTTCGAGGAATTCATCCCTGTCCTTTCGGACCCGGATGTGGGCGGCCTGATCGTGGCCACACCCGTCTATATGGGCGCCATGAGCGGCCAGTGCAAGGCCTTTATGGACCGGTGCGTCATGTTCAGACGCAACGGATTCCTGTTCCGGGACAAGGTCGGGGGCGTCATTGCGGTCGGCGGATTCCGAAACGGGGGCCAGGAAGCGGTCATTCAGAGCGTGCAGGCCGTTATGCTGGTCCAGGATATGATTCTCGTGGGCGACGGCAAACCCGGCGCTCATTTCGGAGGGACCGTGTGGAGCGGACATCCGGAAGGCGTCGAGCACGATGAGGTGGGTCTCCAAACGGTCCGAAGCCTTGGCCGTCGAGTGGCGGAGGTCGCGCTCAAGATGGCGGGATAA
- a CDS encoding ABC transporter ATP-binding protein: MALELIGLTKFFGGRDSDTPLHVLKDIHCRVEEGTFVSVVGPSGCGKTTLLRIIAGLERPSSGRVLIDGREIAYETDRIGLVFQEYALFPWLTTLQNIQLGLEIMGIPKGERHAAAMDYIHRFGLSGFEARYPRELSGGMRQRVAIARTLITDPKVTLMDEPFGSLDSQTRNDLQAFLLDLWETQKVTIVFVTHNVDEAVFMSDHILVLSGRPAQIVGRFQVDCERPRDRTSPACNAIRKRVLETLEAGKKGGGEWGQPP, from the coding sequence ATGGCCCTGGAACTGATCGGTCTGACCAAATTCTTCGGCGGGCGAGACTCCGATACACCGCTCCACGTGCTTAAGGATATCCACTGTCGCGTGGAGGAAGGAACCTTTGTCTCCGTTGTCGGCCCGAGCGGATGTGGAAAAACAACGCTGTTGAGGATCATCGCAGGGCTGGAGAGGCCTTCGTCCGGCAGGGTCCTGATCGACGGGAGGGAAATCGCATATGAAACGGATCGTATCGGCCTCGTATTTCAGGAATACGCCCTTTTTCCCTGGCTGACGACCCTCCAAAATATCCAGCTGGGCCTGGAGATCATGGGGATCCCAAAAGGAGAGCGGCATGCGGCCGCCATGGATTACATCCACCGATTCGGCCTGAGCGGATTCGAGGCGCGATATCCCCGGGAACTGTCAGGGGGCATGCGGCAACGGGTGGCCATTGCAAGGACCTTGATCACCGATCCGAAGGTTACCCTTATGGATGAGCCGTTCGGTTCCCTGGACAGCCAGACGAGAAATGATTTGCAGGCATTCCTTCTCGATCTCTGGGAAACCCAGAAAGTGACCATTGTCTTTGTCACCCACAACGTGGATGAGGCTGTTTTCATGAGCGACCACATTCTGGTGTTATCCGGGCGGCCTGCTCAGATTGTGGGCCGTTTCCAGGTAGACTGCGAACGGCCCAGGGACCGGACCAGCCCGGCCTGCAACGCCATCCGGAAAAGGGTGCTGGAGACCCTGGAGGCCGGGAAAAAAGGGGGCGGTGAATGGGGGCAACCCCCATGA
- a CDS encoding ABC transporter permease, protein MRFDRYLLPLALVLVWQGLSFVKVIPPHLLPSPVKILLGLKDLAVIGMPPGHLLYYHVLYSLYRVALGFAVAALLGIPLGLLMGGSPALRRIVNPVIELLRPIPPLAWIPIAILWFGIGMKSAAFIIFLGAFFPILLNTVSGVVSINPIYFEVARTLNAKQKDIFLKVLLPGSIPSIFVGMRIGVGIGWMTLVAAEFTGVKSGYGLGYMIMTARDIQRPDEILAGMLIIGLIGVLINSGLHACESRIVRWQ, encoded by the coding sequence ATGAGATTTGACCGGTACCTCCTACCTCTGGCCTTGGTCCTTGTCTGGCAGGGGCTTTCTTTTGTCAAGGTGATCCCCCCCCACCTCCTGCCATCGCCGGTCAAAATCCTTCTTGGGTTGAAAGACCTGGCGGTCATCGGCATGCCTCCCGGCCATCTCCTTTATTATCACGTGCTCTACAGCCTCTACCGCGTCGCCCTCGGGTTTGCCGTTGCCGCACTTTTAGGTATCCCGTTGGGGCTCTTGATGGGCGGGTCGCCCGCGCTGCGACGCATAGTCAATCCTGTGATCGAACTTCTCAGACCCATCCCCCCCCTGGCATGGATTCCGATTGCCATCCTGTGGTTCGGCATCGGCATGAAGTCGGCGGCATTCATTATCTTCCTTGGGGCCTTCTTTCCGATCCTTCTCAACACCGTTTCAGGGGTCGTTTCCATCAACCCCATATACTTTGAAGTGGCCCGGACCCTCAATGCAAAACAAAAGGACATTTTTCTTAAGGTATTGCTTCCCGGGTCCATCCCGTCTATATTCGTGGGGATGAGAATCGGCGTGGGGATCGGATGGATGACCCTGGTGGCCGCGGAATTCACAGGGGTCAAGAGCGGTTACGGGCTGGGGTACATGATTATGACGGCCAGGGACATCCAGCGGCCGGATGAAATTCTGGCAGGCATGCTGATCATCGGCCTGATCGGCGTCCTGATCAACAGCGGGCTGCATGCCTGTGAATCCCGAATCGTCCGATGGCAGTAA
- a CDS encoding ABC transporter substrate-binding protein, translating into MMKTTLFLTVVISLIFLAGPSAGNAADKPIRIGYLQSDIHQLACWVALENGLYRKHGVEVEVAGIFKAGPEEMSAFAAGALDVGYVGEAPATTAVANKAAEVTVLAQVNTEGSAIVKGKDAPIRDVRDLARKRVAIPGHSTVQDFLLKKALLKHNVDQKAVHIIVLKPPEMIGALKTGQIDAFIAWEPYPAKARTMGVGQVLLTSHDIWKDHPCCVLVVSNRFLSERPRDAEAAVRAHVEATDFIREFPDEAVKIGVKYTGMDAPTIRLAMENVNYTYLLSIDGEREYVDFLSRMKYITLPDPGAFVETFINQKILGDIIHK; encoded by the coding sequence ATGATGAAAACCACATTGTTTCTGACTGTTGTTATCTCTCTGATCTTTTTGGCCGGCCCGTCCGCTGGAAATGCCGCAGACAAACCCATCCGTATCGGATATCTCCAGAGCGATATTCACCAATTGGCCTGCTGGGTGGCCCTGGAAAATGGGCTTTACCGGAAACACGGGGTCGAAGTGGAGGTCGCGGGCATTTTCAAGGCCGGCCCTGAAGAGATGAGCGCATTTGCGGCCGGGGCCCTTGACGTGGGCTACGTGGGAGAGGCCCCCGCCACCACGGCCGTGGCCAACAAGGCGGCGGAGGTAACGGTCCTGGCCCAGGTCAACACCGAGGGGTCGGCCATTGTGAAGGGGAAGGACGCGCCGATAAGGGACGTGCGCGATCTGGCACGGAAGCGGGTGGCCATCCCCGGTCATTCCACGGTCCAGGACTTTCTCCTCAAAAAGGCCCTTCTGAAGCACAATGTGGATCAAAAGGCGGTCCATATCATCGTCTTGAAGCCGCCGGAGATGATCGGGGCGCTCAAGACCGGGCAGATCGATGCATTTATCGCCTGGGAGCCCTACCCGGCCAAGGCGCGGACCATGGGCGTGGGACAGGTTCTCCTTACCTCCCATGACATCTGGAAAGATCATCCCTGCTGTGTCCTTGTGGTAAGCAACCGCTTCCTTTCCGAGCGGCCCCGGGATGCCGAGGCCGCGGTGAGGGCGCACGTGGAGGCTACGGATTTCATCAGGGAGTTCCCTGACGAGGCCGTAAAGATCGGCGTCAAATACACCGGGATGGATGCGCCGACCATCCGTCTGGCCATGGAAAACGTGAACTACACCTATCTCCTGAGCATCGACGGAGAGAGGGAATATGTGGACTTTCTCTCCCGCATGAAGTACATCACCCTGCCCGATCCGGGGGCGTTTGTGGAAACGTTTATCAACCAGAAGATCCTCGGAGACATCATCCACAAATGA